Proteins encoded within one genomic window of Dyadobacter chenhuakuii:
- a CDS encoding aldo/keto reductase, with protein sequence MQYRKLGNSDLEVSVITFGAWAAGGWMWGGTERSEAVKAIQASYHAGVTSIDTAPVYGQGLSEEIVGEAIKDLPRDKVQILTKYGMRWDLTKGDFAMHSKNNAGEDIDIYKYAAKDSIVKECEDSLKRLGTDYIDLYQIHWHDKTTPIEETMEAVSQLIQQGKVRHAGVCNYDAALMREAAQYIDLVSDQVPYSMVKREIEKELVPYCIENNKSILAYSPLERGLLTGKMKPGHKFAADDHRASIHFYKDENLERVNAFLDKIKPIAETKNATLGQLVLRWTVEQPGISIALVGARDATQALQNAAAIDILLSAEEINTITTELDKLQLVK encoded by the coding sequence ATGCAATACAGGAAACTAGGAAACTCTGACCTGGAAGTTTCGGTGATCACTTTTGGTGCCTGGGCAGCCGGCGGCTGGATGTGGGGCGGAACCGAGCGAAGCGAAGCTGTAAAGGCCATCCAGGCTTCATACCATGCCGGGGTTACCTCCATAGATACGGCGCCTGTTTACGGGCAGGGATTAAGTGAAGAAATTGTTGGTGAGGCAATTAAAGACCTGCCCAGGGACAAAGTTCAGATCCTGACCAAATACGGGATGCGCTGGGATCTTACGAAAGGGGATTTTGCCATGCATAGCAAAAACAATGCAGGTGAGGACATCGACATTTATAAATATGCAGCCAAAGACAGCATTGTCAAGGAATGTGAAGACAGCCTGAAACGCCTCGGAACGGATTACATTGACCTTTATCAAATCCACTGGCACGACAAGACCACGCCGATCGAGGAAACTATGGAAGCTGTTTCTCAGCTCATCCAGCAAGGCAAAGTGCGGCATGCGGGCGTTTGTAATTATGACGCAGCACTCATGCGCGAAGCAGCGCAATACATTGATCTCGTTTCGGACCAGGTTCCGTACAGCATGGTGAAGCGTGAAATTGAGAAAGAATTGGTGCCTTACTGCATTGAAAACAACAAATCCATATTGGCTTACAGTCCTTTGGAACGCGGATTATTAACCGGAAAAATGAAGCCGGGCCACAAATTCGCTGCGGACGATCACCGGGCTTCCATTCATTTTTATAAAGATGAAAACCTGGAACGCGTCAATGCATTCCTGGATAAGATCAAGCCCATTGCCGAAACAAAAAACGCAACACTTGGCCAGCTTGTGCTGCGATGGACGGTAGAACAGCCGGGCATCAGCATTGCGCTCGTTGGTGCGCGGGATGCCACTCAGGCATTGCAGAATGCGGCTGCGATCGACATTTTGCTGAGTGCGGAAGAGATCAATACGATCACGACAGAATTGGATAAACTCCAATTAGTTAAATAA
- a CDS encoding c-type cytochrome produces MKSVFALLTVAVFCSAMLPQDDELAKSIERGKMVYSENCISCHMGTGEGVTATFPPLAKSDYLMKTPELAIKAIKYGLIGKIKVNDVDYDNMMPNPGLGNDEIADVTNYIMNTWGNSSEKKMITEKMVDEIKEKK; encoded by the coding sequence ATGAAGAGTGTTTTCGCATTACTAACGGTCGCGGTTTTCTGCTCGGCCATGTTGCCGCAGGACGATGAGCTTGCCAAAAGCATTGAGCGGGGTAAAATGGTGTATTCCGAAAACTGCATAAGCTGCCACATGGGCACCGGCGAAGGCGTAACGGCCACATTTCCGCCCTTGGCAAAATCGGATTATCTGATGAAAACGCCGGAACTGGCGATCAAAGCGATCAAATATGGGCTGATCGGTAAGATTAAGGTGAATGATGTGGACTATGATAACATGATGCCGAACCCGGGTTTGGGCAATGACGAAATTGCCGATGTTACGAACTACATTATGAACACCTGGGGCAACTCGTCCGAAAAGAAAATGATAACGGAGAAAATGGTTGACGAAATCAAGGAGAAGAAATAA
- a CDS encoding PQQ-dependent sugar dehydrogenase, with translation MNKNIPFLKKYLPVALGGLLLTASIGLMSNSGLEPGKLSEANLKVDTVASGLTMPWASALLPNGDMLVTERGGKLRLVTGGKLDPQEITGVPEVFYKGQGGLLDVALHPDYKTNGWIYISYSSPKAAGEEGEDGGANTALMRAKLKDHALTDIQPLFKAIPNVKGSPHYGGRIVFDKKGYVFLSLGERGQKQNAQDLGKDQGKVIRLHEDGKIPTDNPFVKTAGARPEIWTYGHRNPQGMVIHPTTGVIWEHEHGPQGGDELNIIEKGKNYGWPLITFGIDYDNSIISKDTARAGLEQPVVYWKPSIAPCGMTFVTSDKFKDWNGDLLVGSLKFMYLQHLVVKGNKVISREIIFDKIGRVRDVRQAWDGNIYVVLENSGKVVRISPKS, from the coding sequence ATGAACAAAAACATTCCTTTCCTTAAAAAATATCTTCCCGTCGCATTGGGAGGTTTACTGCTTACCGCCTCAATCGGATTAATGAGTAACAGCGGTCTTGAACCCGGCAAACTTTCGGAAGCTAACCTGAAAGTCGACACGGTTGCATCAGGACTTACCATGCCATGGGCCTCAGCATTGTTGCCAAACGGCGATATGCTGGTTACTGAGCGCGGCGGAAAATTGCGGCTGGTAACAGGTGGAAAGCTTGATCCCCAGGAAATCACAGGCGTTCCCGAAGTCTTTTACAAAGGACAAGGCGGCTTGCTGGACGTTGCATTGCATCCGGATTACAAAACCAATGGCTGGATTTACATCAGCTATTCTTCCCCAAAAGCAGCGGGTGAAGAAGGTGAAGACGGCGGCGCCAACACTGCCTTGATGCGTGCAAAATTGAAAGACCATGCATTAACCGACATCCAGCCATTGTTCAAGGCCATCCCGAATGTGAAGGGAAGCCCGCACTATGGCGGACGCATTGTATTTGATAAAAAAGGTTACGTTTTCCTTTCCCTGGGCGAGCGCGGACAAAAACAAAATGCGCAGGATCTTGGAAAAGATCAGGGCAAAGTGATCCGCTTGCATGAAGACGGCAAAATTCCCACCGACAATCCCTTCGTAAAAACGGCTGGTGCAAGACCCGAAATCTGGACTTACGGCCACCGCAACCCGCAAGGAATGGTTATTCACCCGACTACGGGCGTGATTTGGGAGCATGAACACGGTCCGCAGGGAGGTGACGAGCTTAATATCATTGAAAAAGGCAAAAATTACGGCTGGCCGCTGATCACTTTCGGGATCGATTATGATAACAGCATTATTTCAAAAGACACCGCACGTGCAGGTCTTGAACAGCCGGTTGTTTATTGGAAACCGTCCATAGCGCCTTGTGGAATGACATTCGTTACGAGCGATAAATTCAAGGATTGGAATGGCGATCTGCTGGTTGGCTCCCTCAAATTCATGTATCTGCAACATTTGGTAGTTAAAGGAAATAAAGTGATCAGCCGCGAAATTATTTTTGATAAAATAGGTCGTGTGCGGGATGTGCGCCAGGCATGGGACGGTAATATTTATGTGGTGCTTGAAAATTCAGGCAAAGTTGTCCGCATCAGCCCAAAATCATAA
- the hslU gene encoding ATP-dependent protease ATPase subunit HslU, producing MTEHLNRLTPRQIVFELDQYIIGQNDAKRNVAIALRNRWRRMNSPEDIQKEIIPNNILMIGATGVGKTEIARRLAKIADAPFVKVEASKFTEVGYVGRDVESMVRDLVEQAVGMVRTQKKEEVKLKAEQAVEDIILDALIPPVHGSSSVKIQPDNNTSEVMPENDAELNQRTRERFREKIRNGELDSRKIDIEVQQNQAPNVGMIGGAMDDVSMMNIQEMIGNMMPRRGKKRKVTVEEARKILLDEEASKLIDMDEVKMEAIKKAENLGIIFIDEIDKVASSRSGGGGGPDVSREGVQRDLLPIVEGSAVNTKHGVINTDHILFVAAGAFHVAKPSDLIPELQGRFPIRVELNSLTEADFYQILKTPKNALTKQYVAMMESEGVELEFEDSALKEIARIAFEVNSEVENIGARRLQTVMSLLLNDFMFDIPDVIGADSHIVVTAELVSEKLSALVKNRDLSQYIL from the coding sequence ATGACTGAACACTTAAATCGCCTAACCCCGCGTCAGATCGTTTTCGAGCTTGACCAATACATCATCGGACAAAATGACGCGAAGCGCAATGTTGCGATCGCATTGAGGAACCGTTGGAGGCGAATGAATAGTCCCGAGGATATACAAAAGGAAATTATTCCCAACAATATATTAATGATCGGCGCAACGGGTGTGGGCAAAACAGAGATTGCACGCCGCCTTGCCAAAATTGCAGATGCGCCATTTGTGAAAGTGGAAGCATCGAAATTTACCGAAGTAGGTTACGTAGGCCGGGACGTGGAAAGCATGGTCCGTGACCTGGTGGAGCAGGCTGTGGGCATGGTGCGGACGCAGAAAAAAGAAGAAGTAAAGCTCAAAGCCGAGCAGGCTGTGGAGGACATTATCCTTGATGCACTGATCCCGCCCGTTCATGGTTCGAGTTCAGTTAAAATCCAACCGGACAATAACACGTCCGAAGTAATGCCCGAGAACGATGCTGAGCTTAACCAGCGGACCAGGGAACGTTTCCGGGAAAAGATCCGCAACGGCGAGCTCGACAGCCGGAAGATCGACATTGAAGTGCAGCAAAACCAGGCGCCTAATGTAGGCATGATCGGCGGCGCAATGGACGATGTTTCTATGATGAACATTCAGGAAATGATCGGTAACATGATGCCGCGCCGAGGCAAAAAACGCAAAGTGACCGTCGAAGAAGCCAGAAAAATCCTTTTGGACGAAGAAGCTTCCAAGCTGATCGATATGGATGAGGTGAAAATGGAGGCGATCAAGAAAGCGGAGAACCTGGGGATTATTTTTATAGATGAAATTGATAAAGTAGCATCCAGCAGATCGGGCGGAGGCGGCGGCCCGGATGTAAGCCGCGAAGGCGTTCAGCGCGACTTGCTTCCGATCGTAGAAGGAAGTGCCGTAAATACGAAACACGGCGTGATCAACACGGACCACATTCTGTTCGTTGCAGCCGGTGCATTCCACGTTGCAAAGCCTTCGGACCTTATTCCTGAATTGCAAGGACGTTTCCCCATCCGCGTGGAACTGAACAGCCTTACCGAAGCCGATTTTTACCAAATCCTGAAAACCCCGAAAAACGCCCTTACCAAACAGTATGTGGCCATGATGGAGTCAGAAGGCGTTGAATTGGAGTTTGAGGATAGCGCATTGAAAGAGATCGCGAGGATCGCTTTTGAAGTGAACAGCGAGGTTGAAAACATTGGCGCGCGTCGTTTGCAAACTGTAATGAGCTTGTTACTCAATGATTTCATGTTCGACATTCCGGACGTTATCGGCGCCGATTCACACATTGTTGTGACAGCGGAACTGGTTTCAGAAAAGCTTTCTGCCCTGGTGAAGAACAGGGACCTTAGCCAATATATCTTATAA
- a CDS encoding GH92 family glycosyl hydrolase: MKKILQALYILVASTPLLFAQTSADNNPVDLVNPLMGTQSKFSLSSGNTYPAIALPWGMNFWMPQTGKMGDGWAYMYDAEKIRGFKQTHQPSPWINDYGQFSIMPVTGKLKIDEESRASWFSHKAEVAKPHYYKVYLADHDVTTEIAPTERAAQFRFTFPQADSSFVLIDAFDRGSYIKIIPAERKIIGYTTKNSGGVPANFKNYFVVVFDKAFTFSSAFHGKTLAKDTLELKAGHVGAVVGFKTKKGEQVGLKVASSFISPEQAELNLQREIAGDNFEATKEKGRKAWNAELSRIQVEGDNKDQIRTFYSCLYRVLLFPRKFYEFDKANKIVHYSPYSGEVKPGYMFTDNGFWDTFRAVFPFFTLMYPTLNAHIMEGLANAYDESGYLPEWASPGHRDCMIGSNSASLIADSYIKGIRGYDINKLYEAVIKNTENAGPVSSVGRFGHEYYNELGYVPYDVKVNENVARTLEYAYADFCIAQLGTALKKPQKEVDLFLKRSQNYRNVFDPETKWMRGKMKDGQFQKPFNPFKWGDAFTEGNSIHYTWSVFQDVKGLIGLVGGREAFVQKLDTVFTLPPIFDDSYYGFPIHEIREMQIMNMGNYAHGNQPIQHMIYLYNYAGAPYKAQYWLRQVMNKLYQAAPDGYCGDEDNGQTSAWYVFSSLGFYPVTPGTTQYVIGSPLFKKATLTMEDGKKFIVQAPASNDANLYIQGASLNGKTYGKTFLEHADIQKGGTVQFNMGAQPSKTWGVAADAAPFSLTK; encoded by the coding sequence ATGAAAAAAATCCTGCAAGCCCTTTACATTCTGGTTGCAAGCACTCCCCTCCTTTTCGCGCAGACTTCGGCTGATAACAATCCCGTGGACCTGGTGAACCCGCTGATGGGAACGCAGTCCAAATTCAGCCTTTCGTCCGGTAACACCTATCCTGCCATAGCCCTGCCCTGGGGAATGAATTTCTGGATGCCGCAAACGGGCAAAATGGGTGATGGTTGGGCGTATATGTATGACGCAGAGAAGATCCGCGGTTTCAAACAAACCCACCAGCCAAGTCCCTGGATCAATGATTACGGCCAGTTTTCGATCATGCCTGTTACGGGAAAGCTGAAAATTGACGAGGAAAGCCGCGCAAGCTGGTTTTCTCACAAGGCCGAAGTGGCAAAGCCCCATTACTATAAGGTTTACCTGGCCGATCACGACGTAACGACAGAGATCGCGCCCACGGAAAGAGCGGCGCAATTCCGTTTTACCTTTCCACAAGCCGACAGCTCATTTGTGCTGATCGATGCATTTGACAGGGGTTCTTACATTAAAATCATCCCTGCTGAACGCAAGATCATTGGTTACACCACCAAAAACAGCGGAGGCGTGCCGGCTAACTTCAAAAACTATTTTGTGGTCGTTTTTGACAAAGCATTTACATTTTCCTCGGCATTTCATGGCAAGACATTGGCCAAAGACACTTTGGAACTGAAAGCGGGCCACGTGGGTGCGGTTGTTGGTTTCAAAACAAAAAAAGGCGAACAAGTTGGACTGAAGGTAGCTTCTTCGTTCATCAGTCCGGAGCAGGCGGAGCTTAATTTGCAGCGCGAGATTGCGGGTGACAACTTTGAGGCCACCAAAGAAAAAGGGCGCAAGGCGTGGAACGCGGAGCTGTCGCGTATACAGGTGGAGGGTGATAACAAAGACCAGATCCGCACTTTCTATTCGTGCCTGTATCGTGTGCTTTTGTTCCCAAGGAAGTTTTATGAGTTTGATAAAGCCAACAAGATCGTACATTACAGCCCGTACAGCGGCGAGGTGAAGCCAGGTTATATGTTTACGGATAACGGCTTCTGGGATACATTCCGGGCGGTTTTCCCATTCTTCACATTAATGTACCCAACGCTCAATGCGCACATTATGGAAGGTTTGGCCAACGCTTATGACGAAAGCGGTTACCTGCCGGAATGGGCAAGCCCAGGCCACCGCGATTGTATGATCGGTTCCAATTCTGCATCGTTGATCGCAGATTCCTACATTAAGGGAATCCGCGGTTATGACATTAATAAGCTGTACGAAGCCGTAATCAAAAACACCGAGAATGCTGGCCCGGTGAGTTCAGTGGGCCGTTTCGGTCATGAATATTATAACGAACTCGGTTATGTGCCTTACGACGTAAAAGTGAATGAGAACGTAGCGCGTACGCTGGAATATGCTTATGCAGATTTTTGTATAGCCCAATTGGGAACAGCTTTGAAAAAGCCTCAGAAAGAAGTTGATCTATTTCTGAAAAGAAGCCAGAATTACCGCAATGTATTTGATCCTGAAACGAAATGGATGCGCGGAAAAATGAAGGACGGACAATTTCAAAAGCCATTTAACCCGTTCAAATGGGGCGATGCATTCACCGAAGGGAACAGCATTCACTACACCTGGTCTGTTTTTCAGGATGTTAAGGGCTTAATTGGTTTGGTTGGCGGCAGAGAAGCTTTTGTTCAGAAACTGGATACGGTTTTTACATTGCCCCCTATTTTTGACGATAGTTATTACGGATTCCCCATTCACGAAATCCGCGAAATGCAGATCATGAACATGGGTAATTACGCGCATGGAAACCAGCCGATCCAGCATATGATTTACCTTTATAACTATGCAGGAGCACCTTATAAGGCTCAATATTGGCTGCGCCAGGTGATGAACAAGCTTTATCAGGCAGCGCCGGACGGTTACTGCGGGGATGAAGACAATGGCCAGACTTCGGCCTGGTATGTGTTCTCTTCCCTGGGCTTTTATCCGGTAACACCCGGAACAACGCAGTATGTGATCGGCTCGCCGCTTTTCAAAAAAGCCACATTGACGATGGAAGACGGTAAGAAATTCATAGTCCAGGCTCCGGCATCGAATGATGCCAATTTGTACATTCAGGGCGCTTCGCTGAATGGTAAAACATATGGCAAGACATTCCTGGAACATGCCGACATTCAAAAAGGCGGAACGGTTCAGTTCAATATGGGCGCTCAGCCTTCCAAAACCTGGGGCGTAGCCGCGGATGCAGCGCCATTTTCGCTGACCAAATAG
- a CDS encoding TonB-dependent siderophore receptor codes for MQRFYAFILFILCATAAFAQNGRITGQILSSDSQPAEQVSVGIKGSSKGSVSDAEGKFVIERVKPGNYTLLLSFVGLETQEKSVEVVAGETVNVAFTLSESANQLSEVIVKGGNPYKSDQVSSSLKLLTPILETPQNVQVVTSKVLADQQIISMSDGLIRNVSGATRLEHWGDLYANITMRGSQIQAFRNGFNVVSSFWGPLTEDMSFVDHIEFVKGPAGFMLANGDPSGLYNVVTKKPTGETKGEVSLTMGSFDFYRATLDLDGKLDKSGKLLYRLNLAGQNKNSHRPYEYNNRYSIAPVISYQIDDKTKLTAEYTMQYAKMSDVGSYYAFTTDGYATLPRNFTAMPPGLDPTKIKDQSLFVNLQHQINSDWKLTAQVGYFNYNQKGSSMWPDSISEDARMVRSVGIWDAKSEMTLAQTFINGSVTTGGVQHRILGGIDIGTKNYFADWSQTHALDTLGALFDPKNPYYSTPNNGYPVWDRSLNLEARAVNGGGTMDQKYTGIYLQDELGFIDNKIRLTLAGRYTHVSQSSWGGAPDKASHFTPRVGLSISIDKNTSVYALYDEAFLPQSGRIRGGGNAKPITGSNRELGVKRDWAEGRWNTTVSVYRIVKSNELTPDPFSPNNSGISVVFGQKRAQGVEFDLRGSIVKGLNLTANYAYTNSEVSKVNEGVQTFTVGDVIPGFAKHTANGWLSYTLQQGAAKGLGVSGGFTYLADRATATWSLTNDKQNLPNYFKLDGGLFWEKDKIRLTLNVFNVLDKYLYSGSFESYINAYYTQSEAPRNYRLGLAYKF; via the coding sequence ATGCAAAGATTTTACGCTTTTATCCTGTTTATACTTTGTGCAACTGCTGCATTCGCACAAAACGGCAGAATTACAGGCCAGATACTCAGCTCTGACAGCCAACCTGCGGAACAGGTTTCGGTCGGCATTAAGGGAAGTTCCAAAGGCTCCGTTTCCGATGCAGAAGGAAAATTTGTGATCGAAAGAGTGAAACCAGGCAATTATACCCTGCTGTTAAGCTTCGTAGGACTGGAAACGCAGGAAAAATCGGTGGAAGTGGTTGCCGGCGAAACGGTGAATGTTGCATTCACGCTTTCGGAAAGTGCTAACCAACTGTCGGAAGTGATTGTAAAAGGTGGAAACCCTTACAAATCTGACCAAGTCTCTTCGAGCTTGAAATTGCTTACTCCTATTTTGGAAACACCTCAGAATGTACAGGTTGTAACCTCCAAAGTTTTGGCCGATCAGCAGATCATCAGCATGAGCGACGGTTTGATCCGGAATGTAAGCGGTGCTACCCGCCTGGAACACTGGGGCGATCTGTACGCCAACATTACCATGCGCGGCTCGCAGATCCAGGCTTTTCGCAATGGGTTTAATGTTGTCAGCTCATTCTGGGGACCGCTTACCGAGGATATGAGCTTTGTGGACCACATTGAATTTGTAAAAGGCCCTGCTGGATTTATGCTGGCAAATGGTGATCCTAGCGGCCTCTATAATGTGGTTACCAAAAAACCAACTGGTGAAACAAAAGGTGAAGTGTCGCTGACAATGGGCAGCTTTGACTTTTACCGCGCAACATTGGACCTGGACGGAAAACTGGATAAAAGCGGAAAACTGCTTTACCGCCTGAACCTGGCCGGACAGAATAAAAACTCGCACCGCCCTTACGAATATAACAACCGTTACAGCATTGCCCCGGTCATTTCCTACCAGATCGATGATAAGACGAAACTGACGGCGGAATACACCATGCAATATGCAAAAATGTCGGATGTTGGCTCCTATTACGCGTTCACGACAGACGGTTACGCGACATTGCCAAGAAATTTCACGGCTATGCCTCCGGGACTGGATCCCACGAAAATCAAAGATCAAAGCCTTTTTGTAAACCTGCAACACCAAATCAACAGCGACTGGAAGCTGACAGCGCAAGTCGGTTATTTCAACTATAATCAAAAAGGGTCCAGCATGTGGCCGGATTCCATCAGCGAGGATGCTCGAATGGTAAGGAGCGTGGGGATATGGGATGCAAAAAGTGAAATGACACTTGCACAAACGTTTATTAATGGTTCGGTAACGACCGGCGGCGTGCAGCACCGCATATTGGGCGGGATCGACATTGGGACAAAAAACTATTTTGCAGACTGGTCGCAGACGCACGCGCTGGATACACTAGGCGCGCTGTTTGACCCAAAAAATCCATATTATTCAACGCCCAACAATGGTTACCCGGTGTGGGACCGCTCGCTGAACCTGGAAGCAAGAGCTGTAAACGGTGGTGGAACCATGGACCAGAAATACACTGGAATCTACTTGCAGGATGAACTTGGTTTCATTGATAACAAGATCAGGCTGACATTGGCCGGGCGTTACACGCACGTGAGCCAGTCGTCGTGGGGCGGTGCGCCGGATAAAGCCAGCCATTTCACGCCGAGAGTTGGATTAAGTATTTCAATTGATAAAAACACTTCGGTGTATGCGTTATATGATGAAGCATTTTTACCGCAATCCGGAAGGATCAGAGGTGGCGGCAATGCCAAACCCATTACCGGAAGCAACCGTGAACTTGGGGTGAAAAGAGATTGGGCGGAGGGACGCTGGAACACAACCGTCTCGGTTTACCGGATTGTCAAAAGCAATGAGCTGACACCAGATCCATTCAGCCCGAACAACTCAGGAATTAGTGTTGTGTTTGGTCAAAAGCGTGCCCAGGGAGTAGAATTCGACCTTCGCGGATCCATTGTAAAAGGACTTAATCTGACGGCAAACTACGCCTATACCAATTCGGAAGTATCGAAAGTGAACGAGGGCGTCCAGACATTTACTGTTGGCGACGTAATCCCGGGGTTTGCCAAGCACACGGCAAACGGCTGGCTAAGCTACACATTACAGCAAGGCGCAGCTAAAGGGCTCGGCGTGTCCGGTGGTTTTACGTATCTGGCGGACCGCGCTACGGCTACATGGAGCCTCACGAATGACAAACAGAACCTGCCGAATTACTTCAAGCTGGACGGTGGACTTTTCTGGGAGAAAGACAAAATCAGACTGACATTGAACGTGTTCAATGTGCTTGATAAATATCTGTACAGCGGAAGTTTCGAGAGTTATATCAATGCCTACTACACACAGTCAGAAGCGCCAAGGAACTATCGTTTGGGGCTAGCTTATAAGTTCTGA
- a CDS encoding gluconokinase gives MPYIIGCDIGTTNVKCVAFDSVKGNILASHSESYEMYHPHPDWSEQNPDEIYDAACKTIKTVVKACAGRHKLLGISFSAAMHGVLALDKDGKQLTQLIIWADNRSSDIALKLRTSRVGKKIYYNNGTPVHAMAPVCKLLWLKKHEPQIYKKANRFVGIKEYIIYRLTGKFVIDYSVASATGMFNIRELQWDAYTLKKLGLTAEKLSTAVSPYHIEETPAKNDAGLPGGTALIMGASDGCLANLGSGAVQTGSMAVTIGTSAAVRICFDKPYSDPQMQTFCYVLDEHTFIIGGPSNNGAVIFEWLMNTFFPKEEFDTVFEEASKIDAGANGLLFYPYLLGERAPLWSSTVRGGFTGLDIQHTRSHFAKAVMEGILLNLFGIGKILMEMQKVNVIYANGGFARSPIWVQMLSDIFGKEVKLNETVETGAVGAAMMGLKALGIFEHYADMKAFTTVGQEFDPNGKVHVTYEALSDKFKKGARLMLAHAV, from the coding sequence ATGCCCTACATCATAGGTTGTGATATTGGTACAACAAATGTAAAATGCGTCGCTTTCGATTCCGTGAAAGGCAACATTCTGGCCTCACACAGTGAAAGTTATGAAATGTACCATCCGCACCCGGACTGGAGTGAGCAGAACCCGGATGAAATTTATGATGCGGCCTGCAAAACCATCAAAACCGTTGTGAAAGCTTGCGCGGGGCGGCACAAATTGCTGGGCATCAGTTTCAGTGCAGCCATGCATGGTGTGCTGGCATTGGATAAGGACGGAAAGCAGCTTACGCAACTCATCATTTGGGCCGATAACCGCAGCTCCGACATTGCGCTCAAACTACGCACTTCCAGGGTCGGAAAAAAAATCTATTACAACAACGGAACGCCTGTTCACGCCATGGCGCCGGTGTGTAAGTTACTCTGGCTCAAAAAGCATGAGCCGCAAATCTATAAAAAGGCAAACCGTTTTGTCGGCATTAAGGAATACATTATTTATCGGTTGACGGGCAAATTTGTCATTGACTACTCGGTCGCTTCTGCCACAGGAATGTTCAATATCCGGGAATTGCAATGGGATGCTTACACACTCAAAAAGCTGGGTTTGACGGCTGAGAAATTATCCACCGCAGTTTCTCCGTATCACATTGAAGAAACGCCCGCGAAAAACGATGCGGGTTTACCAGGAGGAACCGCGCTGATCATGGGCGCCAGCGATGGCTGCCTGGCCAACTTGGGCAGCGGAGCGGTTCAGACGGGCTCCATGGCCGTTACCATCGGCACTAGCGCAGCGGTAAGAATTTGTTTTGATAAACCCTACTCAGATCCCCAGATGCAGACTTTCTGCTATGTCCTGGATGAGCATACATTCATTATAGGAGGTCCTTCCAATAATGGGGCTGTCATTTTTGAATGGTTAATGAATACATTTTTCCCAAAAGAGGAATTTGACACGGTTTTTGAAGAAGCTTCGAAAATAGATGCAGGCGCTAACGGACTGCTTTTCTACCCTTATCTGCTGGGCGAGCGCGCGCCGCTTTGGAGTTCTACCGTGCGCGGCGGCTTCACCGGACTCGATATTCAGCACACGCGGTCACATTTCGCCAAGGCAGTTATGGAAGGCATTCTACTCAATCTCTTCGGAATTGGTAAAATCCTGATGGAAATGCAAAAGGTTAATGTGATCTACGCCAACGGCGGTTTTGCGCGCAGCCCGATCTGGGTGCAAATGCTTTCGGATATTTTTGGAAAGGAAGTAAAATTGAATGAAACAGTCGAAACCGGTGCGGTGGGTGCTGCTATGATGGGGCTTAAAGCGCTTGGCATCTTCGAACATTATGCCGATATGAAGGCATTTACAACTGTCGGGCAGGAGTTTGATCCAAATGGAAAAGTGCATGTAACTTATGAAGCGCTGAGTGATAAATTTAAAAAAGGGGCAAGGTTAATGCTGGCGCATGCCGTCTGA